One region of Candidatus Zixiibacteriota bacterium genomic DNA includes:
- a CDS encoding radical SAM protein: MLKLKEITCKNALVKSRISGVDYCLNPYTGCEHNCAYCYAIFMKRFTDHSEEWGSFVDVKVNFLERLEKEAKRAKPGVVMLSSVTDAYQPLEEKYKLSRGALEILSRYNFSVHIQTKSDLVLRDIDLLKKLKDPEVGFTITCLDLEIQSKFEPGASPVERRFEALKRLNQEGINTFIFFGPILPYFSDTEKSISSVFNKAIEAGVKYIYVDKMNYTPSIWSRLNKFLSLNFPELLSHYQSTYYSNGSYAEKLRAKIRKLHKDSPFELELVF, from the coding sequence ATGCTCAAACTCAAAGAAATAACCTGTAAGAACGCCTTGGTTAAATCCCGGATTTCAGGGGTGGATTATTGTTTGAATCCATATACCGGGTGTGAGCATAACTGTGCCTATTGCTATGCTATTTTTATGAAAAGATTTACTGACCATTCGGAGGAATGGGGGAGTTTTGTGGATGTTAAGGTTAATTTCCTGGAAAGGCTGGAAAAGGAGGCTAAAAGAGCCAAACCTGGAGTAGTGATGTTAAGCTCGGTAACGGATGCTTATCAGCCTTTAGAGGAAAAGTATAAACTTAGCCGTGGAGCTTTGGAGATACTTTCCAGATATAATTTTTCTGTGCATATCCAGACAAAATCTGACCTGGTCTTAAGGGATATAGACCTTCTGAAAAAGTTAAAGGACCCTGAGGTCGGTTTTACCATCACCTGCCTGGACCTTGAGATCCAGAGCAAATTCGAACCTGGAGCTTCGCCTGTGGAGAGAAGGTTTGAAGCATTGAAAAGGTTAAATCAAGAGGGAATAAACACCTTCATCTTTTTTGGTCCAATTCTTCCTTACTTCTCCGACACAGAAAAAAGCATAAGCTCGGTTTTCAATAAAGCGATTGAGGCCGGGGTAAAATATATCTATGTTGACAAGATGAACTACACCCCGTCCATCTGGTCCAGACTTAATAAGTTTTTGAGCTTGAATTTCCCAGAACTTTTATCTCATTATCAGAGTACTTATTATTCAAATGGGTCTTATGCTGAAAAACTCAGAGCAAAAATCCGAAAATTACATAAGGATTCACCCTTTGAGTTGGAGTTAGTATTCTAA
- a CDS encoding HEPN domain-containing protein, which translates to MKEIKSLIQRAKRYIKSAEILLREEDFDSSVSRSYYAMFYAAEAVLLTKKLDFSSHKSVISLFGKYFVKAGIFKPEMGKRLSKTFEKRLVGDYSFAPQVGKEEAKEALTWAKEFLGDIEDYLSKEAKTN; encoded by the coding sequence TTGAAAGAGATAAAAAGCCTAATCCAGAGGGCCAAGAGGTATATCAAAAGCGCAGAGATACTGTTGAGAGAGGAAGATTTTGATTCCTCAGTATCTCGCTCTTATTATGCGATGTTCTATGCCGCCGAAGCGGTGCTTTTAACAAAAAAATTGGATTTCTCATCTCATAAAAGCGTCATCTCCCTTTTTGGTAAGTATTTTGTAAAGGCCGGTATCTTTAAACCTGAAATGGGCAAAAGGTTAAGCAAGACCTTTGAGAAAAGATTGGTTGGTGATTATAGTTTTGCTCCTCAGGTTGGAAAAGAAGAGGCAAAAGAGGCACTGACCTGGGCTAAAGAATTTCTCGGGGATATAGAAGACTATCTTTCAAAAGAAGCTAAGACAAATTAG
- a CDS encoding nucleotidyltransferase domain-containing protein has protein sequence MKTVRSRKEIKPLLPQIRKLLERVYGNRLVDVFLYGSFAKGRANKESDIDIAVILKGKVNKGKEIDKICEVLYDLELDTGELISVYPLSENELENSIWPLYQHIKKEGIKI, from the coding sequence ATGAAGACTGTTAGATCAAGGAAGGAGATAAAACCTCTTTTACCCCAGATAAGAAAACTTCTGGAAAGAGTTTACGGCAACAGGCTGGTGGATGTTTTTCTTTATGGCTCTTTTGCGAAAGGCAGAGCAAATAAAGAATCGGATATAGATATTGCTGTTATTCTCAAAGGAAAGGTGAACAAAGGAAAAGAAATAGATAAGATATGTGAGGTTCTATATGATTTGGAGCTGGACACTGGTGAGTTGATTTCAGTTTATCCTCTTTCGGAAAATGAACTTGAAAACTCAATTTGGCCATTATATCAGCATATCAAAAAAGAGGGAATAAAGATTTGA
- the rimO gene encoding 30S ribosomal protein S12 methylthiotransferase RimO — translation MGIKVNIVKLGCPKNDLDSEAIQAQLVSCGFELTEEKDLADIFVVNTCGFIDEAKRESVNAILELSRFKNGNNGKKIVVTGCLAQRYNSQLWKSMPEIDAILGLNELDKIGRVCSEIEKGNRVCFISPVPEEYEESSKSKMPQFSPYAYLKIADGCDNFCAYCSIPLIRGKYRSRKIEKILEEARTLAGNGVREINLIAQDTTLYGQDIYGGKKLPELLSSLSKIEGIEWIRLLYTHPAHYSGELIEEIASNEKVCKYLDLPLQHISDKLLFLMGRKIQRKGVERLIDNLRTRIPDLVLRTTFIVGFPGESKEEFDELLNFVESQRFDRLGVFTYSREEGTEAFKLKEHLSFKEKNQRLDRLMTFQQGIAFEKNKERVGEKVKVLIESKADGPNGMPGHYIARSQKEAPEIDGVILVKGKNLKIGEFAEIKITGWKDYDLIGEVL, via the coding sequence ATGGGAATAAAAGTAAATATAGTAAAACTTGGGTGTCCCAAAAACGATCTGGATTCCGAGGCTATCCAGGCTCAACTGGTCTCTTGCGGGTTTGAGTTGACCGAGGAAAAAGATTTAGCAGACATCTTTGTCGTCAATACCTGCGGGTTCATCGACGAAGCCAAAAGAGAGTCAGTAAATGCGATTTTGGAGCTTTCCAGATTTAAAAATGGGAATAACGGGAAAAAGATCGTGGTGACCGGATGCCTGGCTCAAAGATATAATTCCCAGTTATGGAAATCTATGCCGGAGATAGATGCGATTTTAGGGTTAAATGAGTTGGACAAAATAGGCAGGGTATGTTCTGAGATAGAAAAGGGGAATAGGGTTTGTTTTATTTCGCCTGTGCCTGAGGAGTATGAAGAATCCTCTAAGTCAAAAATGCCTCAGTTCTCACCTTATGCCTACCTGAAGATAGCAGATGGTTGCGATAATTTCTGCGCCTACTGTTCAATTCCACTTATCAGGGGAAAATATAGAAGTAGAAAGATTGAAAAAATCTTAGAAGAGGCAAGGACTCTGGCAGGAAACGGTGTCAGGGAGATAAATCTGATAGCCCAGGATACAACTCTCTATGGGCAAGATATCTATGGAGGAAAGAAATTACCTGAATTACTCTCTTCGCTTTCCAAAATTGAAGGAATCGAATGGATCAGGCTGCTTTATACTCATCCGGCTCATTATTCCGGGGAATTGATTGAAGAAATTGCCTCAAATGAGAAAGTTTGTAAGTATTTAGACCTTCCGCTCCAGCATATCTCAGATAAACTTCTTTTTCTGATGGGAAGAAAAATTCAGCGAAAAGGGGTTGAAAGACTGATTGATAACTTGAGAACCAGAATTCCAGATTTAGTCTTGCGGACTACTTTTATTGTTGGTTTCCCGGGAGAAAGCAAGGAGGAATTTGACGAGCTTCTGAATTTTGTGGAGAGCCAGAGATTCGACAGGTTGGGGGTTTTCACGTATTCCAGAGAGGAAGGGACTGAAGCCTTTAAATTAAAAGAGCACCTGTCTTTCAAGGAAAAAAACCAGAGATTGGATAGACTTATGACCTTTCAACAGGGGATTGCTTTTGAGAAGAATAAAGAAAGAGTAGGAGAAAAGGTCAAAGTCCTGATCGAGTCAAAGGCAGATGGTCCCAATGGAATGCCCGGTCACTACATCGCCCGCAGCCAAAAAGAAGCCCCGGAGATTGATGGGGTGATTCTGGTTAAAGGAAAAAATTTGAAGATTGGAGAATTTGCTGAAATCAAAATTACCGGGTGGAAGGATTATGATTTGATAGGGGAGGTTTTGTAA
- a CDS encoding outer membrane lipoprotein carrier protein LolA produces MKRTIFSLTFVWFLITPVWIHSNQGLTSEELALRIEEKYNSLKTLSISFQEEIKSEDFSTLRKFKGKMYLKNPNRFRIEMPLQVVVSDGDYIWVYSKENKQVTKNRTDKSKDLFRPNDYLFNFRKNYNYNLEGEKRIAGKNCYKMVYTSKTEGEFFTRITVFFEKETLLAQRIEYQDLNDNLTTLSFREIKPDVEISDSRFVFNPPAGVELVDLTGMGGKKE; encoded by the coding sequence ATGAAGAGAACAATATTTAGTCTTACCTTCGTTTGGTTCTTGATCACTCCAGTCTGGATTCATTCAAACCAGGGGTTGACTTCAGAAGAATTAGCTTTAAGGATAGAGGAAAAGTATAATTCTTTAAAAACTCTCTCCATCAGTTTTCAGGAGGAGATTAAGTCTGAGGATTTTTCGACTCTGCGCAAGTTCAAAGGGAAGATGTATCTGAAAAATCCGAACAGGTTCAGGATAGAGATGCCTTTGCAGGTGGTGGTTTCTGATGGAGATTATATCTGGGTCTATTCCAAAGAGAATAAACAGGTGACAAAAAATCGCACAGACAAATCAAAAGACCTTTTCAGGCCGAACGATTATCTTTTCAATTTCAGGAAAAATTATAATTATAATCTTGAGGGGGAAAAGAGAATCGCCGGGAAAAACTGTTATAAAATGGTTTATACTTCCAAGACCGAAGGCGAGTTTTTCACCAGGATCACAGTTTTCTTTGAAAAGGAGACTCTTTTAGCCCAGAGGATTGAGTATCAGGACCTGAATGATAACCTCACTACTTTGAGTTTCAGGGAGATAAAGCCGGATGTGGAGATTTCAGATTCCAGATTCGTGTTTAATCCTCCGGCAGGGGTGGAGTTGGTGGACTTGACCGGGATGGGCGGTAAAAAAGAATAA
- a CDS encoding DNA translocase FtsK, with amino-acid sequence MKLFKNISADRKNEIFGVLLWALALFVLLSLITYSYAGDTKFLNQLSWNSLGKLFTHPVKNQAGIMGALVSYALYYLLGLSSFFLPIILVFWGTNFLFKTEFSTLFKKTVYIFAFIFLLGIFFSISWANASAGQDFSKVTIGGWFSLLSAKILVKIFGTFGSYTLSLAFLIVVALLATPWKFSESLLFSKSIFQRFYDRGSKWWGLKRMEKRRTQRVEEIRDTLEKDKKDEHIVEEIPQIKDVRHERIDSEEEREEQVNLVGELKSSLRLVRGKEESKIGAYQYPGLSILNEPPQIKPSVTNDELNQTAKVLRETLETFGIGIEGDLIEKSPGPVITRYEFKPAPGVKVNQIMSLSDDLALALQAKRIRIVAPIPGKAAVGVEIPNKSPQTVYLKEILVSPSFQNTNHRLAIALGKTISGEPLVTDLSRMPHLLIAGATGSGKSVCINVILASLLYRLHPEEIRFIMIDPKMLELTVYNQIPHLERPVVTHPKAAERVLSEAVVEMEERYKKLARIGVRNIEDYNKKKKKEGLLPYLVIIVDELADLMMSSSLKTEALITRLAQMARAVGIHLILATQRPSVDVITGLIKANFSSRIAFQVASRIDSRTIIDGSGAEKLLGSGDMLFIQTGHPEPQRIHGAYINSEETQKMVDFIKSQDYVPTPIGVFTREDDKLELTEGWDEKEEDDLYKQAVEIVIRHRQGSVSLLQRRLGVGYQRAARLIDQMERDGIVGPYDGSKAREVLVDRSYLEKGDLPLEEKKNEENNI; translated from the coding sequence ATGAAGCTTTTCAAAAATATCTCTGCTGACCGGAAAAACGAGATCTTTGGGGTTTTGCTCTGGGCTTTGGCTTTATTTGTCTTACTCAGCCTTATCACTTACAGCTATGCCGGAGACACAAAGTTCCTGAATCAGCTATCTTGGAACAGTTTGGGTAAGCTTTTCACTCATCCTGTAAAAAATCAAGCTGGCATTATGGGAGCTCTGGTCTCTTATGCCCTGTATTATCTTTTAGGTCTCTCTTCTTTTTTCCTGCCGATAATTTTAGTTTTCTGGGGAACTAATTTTCTTTTCAAAACTGAGTTTTCCACCCTTTTCAAAAAGACCGTCTATATCTTTGCCTTTATTTTCCTTCTGGGAATTTTTTTCTCTATCTCCTGGGCTAATGCCAGTGCCGGGCAAGATTTTTCTAAAGTAACCATAGGCGGATGGTTTTCTCTTCTTTCTGCTAAAATCCTGGTCAAGATCTTTGGGACCTTTGGCTCTTACACCCTCAGTTTAGCCTTCTTAATAGTGGTGGCTTTACTGGCTACACCCTGGAAGTTCTCTGAATCTTTGCTTTTCAGCAAATCGATCTTCCAGAGATTTTACGATCGGGGAAGCAAGTGGTGGGGGTTAAAAAGGATGGAGAAAAGAAGGACTCAGAGAGTTGAGGAGATCAGGGATACTTTGGAGAAGGACAAAAAAGATGAACATATAGTCGAAGAAATTCCACAGATAAAAGATGTCAGGCACGAAAGAATAGATTCGGAAGAGGAAAGGGAGGAGCAGGTAAACTTAGTCGGCGAATTGAAAAGCTCTTTGAGGTTAGTCCGGGGTAAAGAAGAGAGCAAGATCGGAGCTTATCAGTATCCAGGGCTTTCGATTCTAAATGAGCCTCCTCAGATAAAACCTTCAGTCACGAACGATGAGCTGAATCAAACGGCTAAAGTGTTAAGAGAGACTCTGGAAACTTTTGGCATAGGGATAGAGGGAGATTTAATTGAGAAAAGTCCGGGACCGGTGATCACCCGGTATGAGTTCAAACCTGCTCCAGGGGTTAAGGTAAATCAGATAATGAGCCTGTCAGATGACCTGGCTTTAGCTCTCCAAGCCAAGAGGATAAGGATAGTTGCCCCAATACCAGGAAAAGCAGCTGTGGGTGTGGAGATACCGAATAAAAGTCCGCAAACGGTATATCTTAAAGAGATTTTAGTCTCTCCTTCTTTTCAGAACACGAATCATCGTTTAGCTATAGCCCTGGGCAAAACTATTTCTGGTGAGCCTTTAGTGACTGACCTTTCCAGGATGCCTCATCTGCTGATCGCCGGTGCTACCGGCTCCGGAAAGAGCGTCTGCATAAACGTGATTTTGGCCAGCCTGCTTTACCGTCTTCATCCGGAGGAGATAAGGTTCATAATGATAGATCCCAAGATGCTGGAGTTGACCGTTTACAACCAGATCCCTCATTTAGAAAGGCCTGTGGTCACTCATCCGAAAGCTGCGGAGAGAGTGCTATCTGAAGCGGTAGTAGAGATGGAGGAAAGGTATAAGAAATTAGCCCGGATAGGAGTTAGGAACATCGAGGATTACAATAAAAAGAAGAAAAAAGAGGGGTTGCTTCCGTATTTAGTTATAATCGTGGATGAACTGGCTGATCTGATGATGTCCAGCTCTTTGAAAACCGAAGCTTTAATAACCCGTTTAGCTCAGATGGCACGGGCAGTAGGAATTCACCTGATCTTAGCTACACAGAGACCCTCAGTAGACGTTATCACTGGCTTGATCAAGGCTAATTTTTCTTCCAGGATAGCTTTTCAGGTAGCTTCCAGGATAGACTCCCGGACGATAATCGATGGGTCAGGTGCGGAAAAGCTTTTAGGAAGCGGGGATATGCTTTTCATCCAGACTGGCCATCCTGAGCCCCAGAGAATTCATGGAGCTTATATCAACAGCGAGGAGACTCAGAAAATGGTGGATTTCATTAAATCCCAGGATTACGTTCCCACTCCCATCGGAGTTTTCACCCGGGAAGACGATAAGCTGGAGCTAACAGAAGGATGGGATGAAAAAGAGGAGGATGACCTTTACAAGCAGGCAGTTGAGATAGTCATACGCCACCGGCAGGGTTCGGTCTCCCTTTTGCAGAGAAGATTAGGAGTAGGATATCAAAGGGCGGCCCGGCTCATAGACCAGATGGAGAGGGATGGGATAGTCGGACCCTATGACGGGAGCAAAGCCAGAGAGGTTTTGGTGGATAGAAGCTATTTGGAAAAAGGGGATTTACCTCTTGAGGAAAAAAAGAATGAAGAGAACAATATTTAG
- a CDS encoding SBBP repeat-containing protein produces the protein MRRFNGQANDYDAANAIVVDDSGNVYTTGRSYGIGTNYDCVTIKYYPNGDTAWVRRYNGPSCDWEEAYAIAIDGYGNVFVTGVSWGNATYWDYLTIKYYPNGDTAWVRKYNGPGNLQDKALAITVDGYGNAYVTGASMGDTTGYDYATIKYHSNGDTAWLRRYNGPDYSEDDAFAIAVDDSNNVYVSGTTGTIKYNAEGEELWVRSWGGVALALDGSDNVCVTGGQDDYITIKYYPNGDTAWVRRYNGTGNPYYYDYATAIAIDGFNNIYVTGYSWGDHTSHDYATVKYYTNGDTAWVRRYNGPGNYWDVALAMVADDSGNVYVTGYSSQNWIWPNANYDYATIKYDSYGNEIGVRRYNGPGNLDDKSYSITTDNYGNVYVTGCSYGIIGLGDYATIKYINFFMRGDTNGDKQRDVSDIVYLINYLFRYGPASNPSGSGDANCDGKVSISDVVYLINYLLKGGSPPPC, from the coding sequence GTGAGAAGATTTAATGGGCAAGCGAATGACTATGATGCAGCTAATGCAATAGTCGTAGATGATTCTGGTAATGTTTATACGACTGGGAGAAGTTACGGCATCGGAACAAACTATGATTGTGTTACGATAAAGTATTATCCTAATGGAGATACTGCTTGGGTGAGAAGATACAATGGACCATCATGTGACTGGGAGGAAGCTTATGCTATTGCTATAGATGGATATGGTAACGTCTTCGTGACTGGAGTGAGTTGGGGCAATGCGACATACTGGGATTACCTTACCATAAAGTATTATCCTAATGGAGACACAGCCTGGGTCAGAAAATATAATGGACCGGGGAACTTACAGGATAAAGCTCTTGCTATTACCGTGGATGGTTATGGTAACGCTTATGTTACAGGAGCCAGTATGGGCGATACCACAGGCTATGACTATGCTACTATAAAGTATCATTCCAATGGAGATACTGCTTGGTTGCGCAGATACAACGGTCCAGACTACTCCGAAGACGATGCGTTCGCAATAGCCGTTGATGACTCTAACAATGTTTATGTGAGTGGGACAACTGGGACGATAAAATACAATGCAGAAGGAGAAGAGTTATGGGTCAGGTCCTGGGGTGGTGTTGCTCTAGCTCTCGACGGTTCTGACAATGTGTGTGTGACCGGAGGTCAGGATGACTATATTACTATAAAGTATTATCCGAATGGTGATACTGCCTGGGTAAGAAGATATAACGGTACGGGGAATCCTTATTATTATGATTATGCTACTGCTATAGCCATAGACGGTTTCAATAATATCTATGTGACTGGCTATAGTTGGGGTGACCATACATCGCACGACTACGCTACTGTAAAGTATTATACTAATGGAGATACTGCATGGGTAAGAAGATATAATGGACCGGGAAATTACTGGGATGTGGCTTTAGCTATGGTAGCAGATGATTCTGGTAATGTTTATGTGACTGGATATAGTTCCCAAAATTGGATTTGGCCAAACGCCAACTATGACTATGCCACAATAAAGTATGACTCGTATGGAAATGAAATTGGAGTGAGGAGATACAACGGGCCTGGAAACTTGGATGACAAATCTTATTCCATTACAACAGATAATTATGGTAATGTCTATGTAACTGGTTGCAGTTATGGTATAATAGGGTTAGGTGACTATGCTACTATTAAATATATTAATTTTTTTATGCGCGGAGATACGAATGGTGATAAACAACGGGACGTTTCAGATATAGTTTACCTAATCAATTATCTTTTTAGGTATGGACCTGCTTCGAATCCTTCAGGATCAGGAGATGCCAACTGTGACGGGAAAGTATCCATTTCTGATGTGGTTTATCTTATAAATTATCTATTAAAAGGTGGATCTCCACCTCCTTGCTAA
- a CDS encoding HU family DNA-binding protein, whose translation MTKEELVSKIAKEANVTKTQAHKALAAFFDGVTSSLKKGKKVSFVGFGTFSVGKRKARTGRNPQTGEPIKIAAARVPRFKAGKSLKDAVRSGSH comes from the coding sequence ATGACGAAAGAAGAACTGGTTTCCAAGATTGCCAAGGAAGCCAATGTAACCAAAACCCAGGCCCACAAAGCCCTGGCCGCCTTTTTCGATGGCGTGACCAGTTCCCTGAAGAAGGGGAAGAAAGTAAGTTTCGTAGGTTTTGGCACGTTCTCGGTTGGGAAGCGTAAAGCCCGCACCGGAAGGAATCCTCAAACCGGCGAGCCGATAAAGATAGCCGCAGCCAGAGTGCCGCGTTTCAAAGCCGGGAAATCTTTGAAGGATGCTGTGAGGTCGGGAAGTCATTGA